A window from Thermodesulforhabdus norvegica encodes these proteins:
- the fdhF gene encoding formate dehydrogenase subunit alpha gives MVVTIDGKQIEAREGQTILELARSAGISIPTLCYLEKVDPIGSCGLCVIEVEGEQDLLPACSTVVRDGMVVTTRSERIETARLNALKVLLEKHPLDCPVCDKAGECRLQDLVYELGYERRIADRTVGIPMLKKPPVSYSTPAIKYYPGRCVLCRRCVTVCSEYVGQGVLVVEGENGDGRIEVAYPEKCISCGECLAVCPVGALTENVSDLKARPWQKRTVRTVCPYCGVGCVLELNVAQNRVIKVTVDESVPPNYGTLCVKGRFGFEFVNSSERLTKPLIRKDDDFVEASWDEALDFVADKLRQIVAEHGPDAVAGLASAKCTNEDNYVFQKFMRAVIGTNNVDHCARLUHSSTVAGLATTLGSGAMTNSIEDIDQGEVILVIGSNTTENHPVIGMRIRRAVRQKGVKLIVADPRKIDLAHEAHIYLPIRPGTDIALVNAMMHVILKEGLHDQAFIDEHTEGFEDLRRVVEKYTPEYAAEITGVKAEDIIAAARMYGSAGRAAIVYCMGITQHTKGTDNVKSLANLALICGNIGKPGSGINPLRGQNNVQGACDMGGLPATYPGYQPVNNPDVKKKFEAAWGVKLSDKVGLTVVEMGHAALDGRVKAMYVMGENPALSDPDLHHLQEAFKKLDLLIVQDIFFNDTCRYAHVVLPSASFAEKDGTFTNTERRVQRVRRALDPPGEARDDWWIISQVASRLGYPMSYESAEEIFEEIRKVTPQYAGITYKRIEKCGIQWPCPSEDHPGTPILHVGKIARGRGLLTPIEYRPPVEQPDSEFPFVLTTGRNYYHYHTGTMTRRSRVSNYYVPEPYLEMNPYDAEEMGISDGEVVKVMSRRGEIAVKVKISDRVKRGEVFSTFHFSEAAANILTIAELDPVAKIPEFKVTAVRIEKA, from the coding sequence ATGGTGGTCACAATAGACGGAAAACAAATTGAAGCACGGGAAGGGCAGACCATATTGGAACTTGCCAGGTCTGCAGGTATTTCTATCCCCACACTTTGTTACCTGGAAAAAGTCGATCCTATTGGTTCCTGCGGGCTCTGCGTTATTGAGGTAGAAGGCGAACAGGACTTGCTTCCGGCTTGCAGTACCGTTGTAAGGGATGGGATGGTGGTGACCACCAGGAGCGAACGCATCGAAACGGCCCGTTTGAACGCCCTTAAGGTACTCCTGGAAAAACATCCTCTTGATTGCCCCGTTTGCGACAAGGCAGGTGAATGCAGGCTTCAGGATCTGGTTTACGAACTGGGGTACGAAAGGAGAATAGCCGATAGAACGGTCGGAATTCCCATGCTGAAAAAACCCCCGGTTTCGTATTCAACTCCTGCCATAAAGTATTACCCCGGCAGGTGTGTTCTCTGTCGGCGCTGTGTGACCGTTTGTTCTGAGTATGTTGGTCAGGGGGTTCTTGTAGTCGAAGGGGAAAACGGCGACGGCCGTATTGAAGTGGCTTATCCCGAAAAGTGCATATCCTGTGGTGAGTGCCTGGCCGTTTGTCCCGTCGGGGCTCTTACGGAGAACGTAAGTGACCTGAAAGCCCGTCCCTGGCAGAAACGCACGGTCCGCACGGTTTGTCCTTATTGCGGTGTGGGATGTGTGCTGGAACTCAATGTAGCTCAGAACAGGGTAATAAAGGTCACGGTAGATGAAAGCGTGCCGCCTAACTACGGCACCCTGTGTGTGAAAGGGCGTTTTGGATTCGAATTTGTAAACAGTTCAGAGAGACTGACAAAGCCTCTGATTCGAAAGGACGATGATTTTGTTGAAGCTTCCTGGGATGAGGCTCTGGATTTTGTTGCGGACAAACTCAGGCAGATCGTGGCAGAACACGGGCCTGATGCGGTAGCGGGGCTTGCTTCGGCAAAGTGTACCAATGAGGACAATTACGTCTTTCAGAAATTCATGAGAGCAGTGATCGGCACGAATAACGTCGATCACTGTGCCCGGCTCTGACACTCCTCAACTGTGGCAGGTCTTGCCACAACGCTGGGCTCCGGCGCTATGACCAACTCGATTGAGGATATCGATCAGGGTGAGGTTATCCTTGTTATCGGAAGTAACACTACGGAGAATCATCCTGTAATCGGGATGAGGATCAGGAGGGCGGTAAGGCAAAAGGGAGTAAAGCTCATAGTGGCAGATCCCAGGAAAATCGATCTGGCCCATGAGGCTCATATCTACCTCCCCATTCGCCCGGGAACGGACATTGCCCTTGTCAATGCCATGATGCACGTAATCCTGAAAGAAGGCCTGCACGATCAGGCCTTTATTGATGAGCACACCGAAGGGTTTGAGGATTTAAGGCGGGTTGTAGAAAAGTACACGCCTGAGTATGCCGCAGAGATAACGGGTGTCAAAGCAGAAGATATTATTGCAGCCGCCAGAATGTACGGATCGGCGGGAAGGGCGGCTATCGTTTACTGTATGGGTATAACTCAGCATACCAAAGGCACGGACAACGTAAAGAGTCTGGCCAATCTGGCCCTCATCTGCGGAAATATCGGCAAGCCGGGTAGCGGGATAAATCCCCTGCGAGGTCAAAATAATGTACAGGGTGCCTGCGATATGGGCGGACTTCCCGCCACATATCCCGGCTATCAACCGGTAAATAATCCGGATGTAAAGAAGAAGTTTGAGGCGGCCTGGGGAGTTAAGCTTTCCGACAAGGTCGGTCTTACCGTTGTGGAGATGGGTCATGCGGCGCTGGACGGTCGTGTTAAGGCAATGTACGTGATGGGAGAAAATCCGGCGCTGAGCGACCCGGATCTCCATCATCTCCAGGAAGCCTTTAAAAAGCTGGATTTACTGATTGTGCAGGATATTTTCTTCAACGACACCTGCAGGTATGCTCATGTCGTTCTCCCATCTGCGTCCTTTGCCGAGAAGGACGGCACCTTCACGAATACGGAACGGCGAGTTCAGAGGGTGAGAAGAGCGCTTGATCCGCCCGGTGAGGCCCGTGACGACTGGTGGATAATATCTCAGGTGGCATCTCGCCTGGGCTATCCTATGAGCTACGAGAGTGCAGAGGAAATTTTTGAAGAGATACGGAAGGTAACGCCTCAGTACGCCGGTATTACCTATAAGAGAATAGAGAAGTGCGGAATTCAGTGGCCCTGTCCTTCGGAAGATCATCCGGGAACCCCTATTCTGCATGTCGGAAAGATAGCGAGAGGCAGGGGCTTGTTGACGCCCATTGAGTACCGTCCGCCTGTGGAACAGCCCGATTCTGAATTCCCCTTTGTGCTGACTACGGGCCGGAACTACTATCATTACCATACCGGTACGATGACCAGAAGGAGCAGGGTGTCCAATTACTACGTGCCTGAACCGTATCTGGAGATGAATCCCTATGATGCAGAAGAGATGGGAATAAGCGACGGCGAGGTGGTTAAGGTTATGAGTCGAAGGGGTGAAATTGCTGTAAAGGTGAAGATAAGCGATCGAGTGAAACGGGGAGAAGTATTTTCCACCTTTCACTTTTCCGAAGCGGCGGCGAATATCCTGACCATTGCCGAACTGGATCCTGTGGCAAAGATTCCCGAGTTTAAGGTTACGGCGGTCCGCATAGAAAAGGCATAG
- the nuoK gene encoding NADH-quinone oxidoreductase subunit NuoK produces MFVKPEYFFLLVGITLFSIGAIGFLIRRNLIICFMCIELMLNGVNLVFITFSHFLKSAIGMMYVLFVMAIAAAEVAIGLAIILMVFRLTGSVDMDRLNTMKG; encoded by the coding sequence ATGTTTGTGAAGCCGGAATATTTCTTTCTGCTGGTCGGAATAACCTTGTTTTCCATTGGAGCAATTGGGTTTCTGATAAGGAGAAACCTGATAATCTGTTTTATGTGTATTGAGCTTATGCTGAATGGAGTTAATCTGGTATTTATTACTTTTAGTCATTTTCTTAAGTCTGCCATCGGTATGATGTATGTACTTTTCGTAATGGCCATTGCAGCCGCAGAGGTTGCCATAGGACTGGCGATTATCCTTATGGTATTCAGGCTTACCGGGTCTGTGGACATGGATAGGCTCAACACCATGAAGGGCTAG
- a CDS encoding NADH-quinone oxidoreductase subunit J: protein MTSMHFAYLFSGLAILFALSTILQKNPIYSAASLIAVMIMLACDYVILKADFIAAIQVIVYVGAIMVLFVFVIMLLNVEEARREVLFVKRRLVGLLLGLALALKLCIVGYTAKIAIDSGYIKIPEGWDSTRVIGKYLFSNYLLPFEVASVVLLVGLIGAVILGKRETTR, encoded by the coding sequence ATGACTTCTATGCATTTTGCCTACCTTTTTTCGGGGCTTGCCATATTGTTCGCACTTTCCACGATATTGCAGAAGAACCCTATTTACAGCGCTGCTTCTCTCATAGCCGTTATGATCATGCTGGCGTGCGACTACGTAATCCTCAAGGCGGATTTTATCGCGGCCATTCAGGTGATAGTATACGTCGGCGCCATAATGGTGCTTTTCGTATTCGTGATAATGTTGCTCAACGTGGAAGAGGCAAGGCGTGAGGTTTTGTTCGTAAAGAGGCGGCTTGTGGGGCTGCTTCTGGGTTTGGCTCTTGCTCTGAAGCTCTGTATCGTCGGTTACACCGCAAAGATTGCTATAGATTCGGGATACATAAAAATTCCCGAGGGTTGGGATTCAACGCGGGTTATCGGTAAATACCTTTTCTCTAATTATCTGTTACCCTTTGAAGTTGCATCTGTAGTTTTGCTTGTGGGTCTGATCGGGGCCGTTATTCTGGGCAAAAGAGAAACAACACGGTAA
- the nuoL gene encoding NADH-quinone oxidoreductase subunit L codes for MFDYIILVPLFPLFGAFLNGLFGVFADKWGRKFVHAFSAGAVGIAFTVLVFFIYQKVGYPVLLVSLIPALGGFLNVLFGYKWNKTLVHGVGVGSIGLSFILSSIAFYQLIQLPVEKRFVEVLFYKWMVSGDLSLDIAFLLDPLSMVMMLVVTGVSFLIHVYSIGYMHDDPSYARFFSYLNLFVFFMLILVMGNNFPMMFVGWEGVGLCSYLLIGFWFEDDYNAYAGNKAFIVNRIGDYGFLLGMFLIFVTFHSLNYSEVFENARHVLKYNGFLATAITLLLFMGATGKSAQIPLYVWLPDAMAGPTPVSALIHAATMVTAGVYMVARCNALFTMAPVSMAVVATVGAVTALFAASMGFAQRDIKRILAYSTISQLGYMFLAVGVGAFAAGIFHLVTHAFFKALLFLSAGSVIHAMGGEQDVMKMGGLRKYIPATFVTAFIATLAIAGVPGFSGFFSKDEILWYAFSSPYGSPILWLIGAITAGMTAFYMFRWLFLIFFGEPRMDEETKHHIHESPKSMLIPLFILAVLSVVGGYINIPEALGGKSHLHHFLEPITEHAYRVEWPHYPHFLEYALMIISVTLAFIGFLAAYWCYVRDPSLVARITEKYRRLYTVVYNKYFVDEIYNATFVRGVLGSAFSSKKFDEVVIDGAVNGTGKSIYLFGALLSKLQTGYIYHYIWGIVIGVLILLM; via the coding sequence ATGTTCGATTACATCATTTTGGTGCCGCTTTTTCCCTTATTTGGAGCGTTTTTGAACGGCCTGTTCGGTGTTTTTGCGGATAAATGGGGCAGAAAGTTTGTCCATGCCTTTTCGGCCGGAGCCGTGGGTATAGCCTTCACGGTGTTGGTGTTTTTTATTTACCAGAAGGTTGGTTATCCCGTCCTGTTGGTGTCGCTGATACCAGCTCTTGGAGGGTTTTTAAATGTGCTTTTTGGCTATAAATGGAATAAAACCCTGGTTCATGGGGTTGGTGTAGGTTCCATAGGCCTATCCTTCATACTGTCTTCGATAGCCTTCTATCAATTGATACAGCTTCCCGTAGAAAAACGGTTTGTTGAAGTTTTGTTCTACAAGTGGATGGTTTCAGGAGATCTCTCTCTTGATATTGCCTTTCTGCTCGACCCGCTGAGCATGGTTATGATGCTGGTGGTAACCGGCGTAAGCTTTCTAATTCATGTGTATTCGATTGGTTACATGCACGACGATCCCTCTTACGCCCGGTTTTTCAGCTATCTGAATCTCTTTGTCTTCTTCATGCTCATCCTTGTGATGGGCAATAACTTTCCCATGATGTTCGTCGGATGGGAAGGTGTGGGTCTGTGCTCTTACCTTCTCATCGGCTTCTGGTTCGAGGACGATTATAATGCCTACGCCGGGAATAAGGCGTTCATAGTAAACCGAATTGGTGATTACGGTTTTCTCCTGGGCATGTTTCTCATATTTGTTACGTTCCACAGTCTGAATTATTCGGAGGTCTTCGAAAATGCCCGACACGTTTTGAAATACAACGGTTTTCTTGCCACGGCCATAACCCTTCTTCTGTTTATGGGAGCTACGGGAAAATCTGCCCAGATACCCCTTTACGTCTGGTTGCCTGACGCCATGGCGGGTCCTACTCCGGTTTCTGCATTGATCCATGCCGCTACAATGGTTACTGCCGGTGTGTACATGGTGGCAAGATGCAACGCACTTTTTACAATGGCTCCCGTGTCCATGGCCGTCGTGGCAACGGTAGGTGCGGTTACGGCCCTGTTTGCGGCGAGTATGGGCTTTGCCCAGAGAGATATCAAAAGGATTCTCGCTTATTCTACAATAAGCCAGCTCGGATACATGTTTCTTGCCGTTGGTGTCGGTGCCTTTGCCGCCGGTATTTTTCATCTGGTAACCCACGCTTTCTTTAAAGCTCTGCTCTTTCTCAGTGCCGGAAGTGTCATCCATGCCATGGGCGGTGAACAGGATGTGATGAAGATGGGTGGATTGAGGAAGTACATTCCGGCAACCTTTGTAACTGCTTTTATTGCAACTCTTGCAATCGCCGGTGTGCCCGGTTTCTCGGGCTTCTTCAGCAAAGACGAAATTTTATGGTATGCTTTTTCAAGTCCCTACGGCAGCCCGATCTTATGGCTTATTGGAGCAATCACGGCGGGTATGACTGCTTTCTACATGTTTCGGTGGCTTTTTCTTATATTCTTTGGTGAGCCCAGAATGGACGAAGAGACTAAGCATCATATTCATGAATCTCCCAAAAGCATGCTGATTCCGCTTTTTATCCTGGCAGTCCTTTCCGTGGTGGGTGGTTACATCAATATTCCCGAGGCCCTGGGTGGCAAGAGTCATCTCCATCACTTCCTCGAACCCATTACGGAACATGCCTACAGGGTTGAATGGCCGCACTATCCTCATTTTCTGGAATATGCTCTGATGATCATATCCGTTACCCTTGCGTTTATAGGATTCCTGGCGGCCTACTGGTGTTACGTTCGTGATCCTTCACTGGTGGCCCGTATTACTGAGAAATACCGGAGACTGTATACGGTTGTGTACAATAAGTATTTCGTGGACGAGATCTACAATGCAACCTTTGTCAGAGGCGTTCTTGGCAGTGCCTTTTCGTCGAAGAAGTTCGATGAGGTCGTTATTGACGGTGCCGTAAACGGTACCGGTAAGAGCATTTACCTGTTTGGTGCTCTATTGTCGAAGCTTCAGACGGGGTACATATATCATTACATTTGGGGAATTGTAATCGGTGTTCTTATTCTTCTGATGTAA
- the nuoI gene encoding NADH-quinone oxidoreductase subunit NuoI, with amino-acid sequence MVGPLVKGLMITLKHLVTRPITVQYPKEKVGSFERYRGLQAMRKDEKGNIKCVACGLCEAICPPRAITLEIGETEDGRRFPKKYILDAYRCIYCGLCEDVCPVNAIYLTPEYENVRYRKEELLLDRDTLMKRGEMVS; translated from the coding sequence ATGGTAGGTCCTCTTGTAAAAGGTTTGATGATTACTCTGAAGCACTTGGTTACTAGGCCTATTACCGTTCAGTATCCCAAAGAGAAGGTCGGCTCTTTTGAGCGGTATAGAGGCCTACAGGCCATGAGGAAGGACGAAAAGGGAAATATCAAATGCGTTGCCTGTGGGCTCTGTGAAGCCATATGCCCGCCCAGGGCTATTACTCTTGAGATAGGGGAGACCGAGGACGGACGGAGGTTTCCGAAGAAATACATTCTCGACGCCTACAGATGCATATATTGCGGTCTGTGTGAAGATGTATGTCCCGTTAATGCTATTTATCTTACTCCTGAATATGAGAATGTACGCTACAGGAAGGAAGAATTGCTTCTGGATCGGGACACTCTCATGAAAAGGGGAGAGATGGTGTCATGA
- a CDS encoding NADH-quinone oxidoreductase subunit N — MGNFDLVSILPDVILIGFAFALLLAGGFVPSERQVNLNMLAGLGFLMAIVANFIVMGSERISFFNMFMFDNLAGVFRFIFYGVGFLVALLSEPYICGRIRHKGEYYALVTLSSVGMSFMATSYDLIMLVLGLETMSLSVYVLTGLFKTDERSVEASMKYFLLGAFSTAIMLLGIAFIYGALGTTSYGQIVEAYQKMGGEKTGILLAGVGLVLAGVLFKIAAVPFHMWTPDVYEGAPSSVTAFMISGVKAASFVMLIRVFALALKIVVFDLTTVVMLIAAVTMTLGNVTALLQRNVKRMLAYSSIAHAGYILVGFVALNKTGLAAIIFYLVAYALMNIGAFAVLVLFEDRGNYLDQLSGSGFKYPFLGLMMTIFMFSMVGLPPTGGFMGKFYIFKGALEAGYVWLVVLAVLNSAVSAYFYLRVLVYMFFEEFSGAVAPSAQASSVNLTLLITSIGILYLGIFPQSLFALTERCMTYLP, encoded by the coding sequence ATGGGGAACTTTGATTTAGTCTCCATCTTGCCGGACGTCATCCTGATAGGATTTGCCTTTGCATTACTTCTGGCCGGTGGTTTTGTCCCCAGTGAAAGACAGGTCAACCTCAATATGCTGGCGGGTCTCGGCTTTTTAATGGCCATCGTTGCCAACTTCATTGTTATGGGTTCGGAACGCATCAGTTTTTTCAATATGTTCATGTTTGATAATCTGGCAGGCGTTTTCAGATTTATCTTTTACGGCGTTGGTTTTCTCGTTGCATTGCTATCGGAGCCTTACATTTGCGGAAGGATTCGTCACAAAGGCGAATACTATGCCCTGGTTACGCTTTCAAGCGTTGGCATGAGCTTTATGGCCACATCCTATGACCTGATAATGCTCGTTCTGGGTCTGGAGACAATGTCTCTTTCGGTTTATGTGCTAACCGGTCTTTTTAAGACCGATGAGAGATCCGTGGAAGCTTCTATGAAATACTTCCTGCTGGGGGCCTTTTCGACGGCCATTATGCTTCTCGGGATAGCATTCATTTACGGAGCCCTGGGGACCACTTCTTATGGTCAGATTGTCGAAGCCTATCAGAAGATGGGAGGCGAAAAGACGGGAATTCTCCTTGCCGGTGTCGGTCTGGTCCTGGCGGGAGTGCTTTTCAAAATAGCTGCGGTTCCTTTCCACATGTGGACTCCTGATGTTTACGAAGGTGCTCCCAGTTCGGTAACTGCCTTCATGATTTCCGGCGTGAAGGCGGCCTCTTTCGTTATGCTTATTCGTGTTTTTGCTCTGGCCCTCAAGATCGTTGTGTTTGATCTAACGACGGTGGTCATGCTCATTGCTGCCGTTACCATGACGCTGGGCAATGTAACCGCCTTATTGCAAAGGAACGTAAAGCGAATGCTGGCGTATTCCAGTATTGCCCATGCCGGTTACATACTGGTTGGTTTTGTGGCGCTTAATAAGACCGGCCTGGCAGCTATAATATTTTATCTGGTGGCCTACGCTCTTATGAACATAGGGGCCTTTGCCGTTCTGGTTCTTTTTGAGGACAGGGGCAATTATCTGGATCAGCTTTCTGGAAGTGGTTTCAAGTATCCTTTCCTCGGCCTGATGATGACGATTTTTATGTTTTCCATGGTCGGCTTGCCTCCGACGGGTGGATTTATGGGTAAGTTTTACATTTTCAAAGGAGCTCTTGAAGCGGGCTATGTGTGGCTTGTTGTTCTTGCCGTTCTGAATTCGGCAGTGTCGGCTTATTTCTATTTAAGAGTTCTTGTGTACATGTTTTTCGAGGAGTTTTCGGGAGCGGTGGCTCCTTCCGCACAGGCATCTTCGGTAAATTTGACACTTTTGATAACCTCTATCGGGATTCTTTACCTGGGAATTTTCCCTCAAAGCCTTTTCGCTCTTACTGAAAGGTGTATGACCTATCTGCCGTGA
- the nuoH gene encoding NADH-quinone oxidoreductase subunit NuoH translates to MDIGALVFITVKILVVFGLLMLTVAYLTLLERKVLGHIQIRLGPMYAGWHGILQPIADGIKLFFKEDIITAQADKLFYFLSPALSIVPVLLMFAVIPFGDQTTLFGLLKEPVSLRITGIGIDILFIFALSGLSTYGVVFGGWSQNNKYALLGGVREAAQLISYEVAFTLSVFGVILLSGTLDLYKIVEMQKDVWFIVYQPVGFLIYLTAAVAELKRVPFDLPEAESELVAGFHADYSSMKFAMFFMAEYASIVACSCIGTVLFLGGWNGPGILPPFVWYLLKVFALIFVIIWLRGTYPRLRYDQLMKFGWKFLIPLSFVNIFVTGMIMLLVR, encoded by the coding sequence ATGGATATAGGAGCTCTTGTTTTTATAACCGTAAAAATCCTCGTTGTTTTTGGTCTCCTTATGCTCACTGTGGCCTATCTTACCCTGTTAGAACGCAAGGTTCTGGGGCATATTCAGATTCGTCTGGGGCCCATGTATGCCGGCTGGCACGGAATACTTCAGCCCATAGCAGACGGTATAAAACTCTTTTTCAAAGAAGACATCATAACGGCTCAGGCCGACAAGCTTTTCTACTTTCTGTCTCCGGCATTGAGTATCGTGCCGGTTTTGCTGATGTTTGCCGTAATTCCTTTTGGAGATCAGACGACTCTTTTTGGGCTGTTAAAGGAACCCGTTAGTCTCAGGATTACGGGTATAGGGATTGATATATTGTTTATTTTCGCTCTGAGTGGGCTTTCCACCTACGGAGTGGTCTTCGGAGGCTGGTCTCAGAATAACAAATACGCTTTGCTGGGCGGTGTTAGGGAAGCGGCACAGCTTATAAGCTACGAGGTTGCCTTTACGCTCTCGGTTTTCGGCGTAATATTGCTTTCGGGTACCCTTGATCTTTACAAGATTGTGGAAATGCAAAAGGATGTCTGGTTCATCGTTTATCAACCTGTAGGATTCCTGATTTACCTGACTGCGGCTGTGGCAGAGCTCAAGAGAGTTCCCTTTGACCTGCCCGAGGCTGAAAGTGAGCTGGTTGCGGGGTTTCATGCGGATTACAGCAGTATGAAGTTTGCCATGTTCTTTATGGCAGAGTATGCAAGCATCGTTGCCTGTTCCTGCATTGGGACGGTGCTTTTCCTGGGCGGGTGGAATGGTCCGGGGATACTTCCACCGTTCGTGTGGTATCTTCTGAAGGTTTTTGCTCTTATCTTTGTGATAATCTGGCTGAGGGGAACCTATCCCAGGTTGAGGTATGATCAGCTAATGAAGTTCGGCTGGAAGTTTTTGATTCCTCTGAGTTTTGTAAATATTTTCGTAACGGGCATGATAATGCTCCTTGTGAGGTAA
- a CDS encoding NADH-quinone oxidoreductase subunit M, protein MDGFGILSLVTFFPLVGVPLLFLIRRENVELQKQVTLAVMFLDFLFSLYLIMGFDPGEAGFQFVEKRPWIESIGATYFLGIDGISLWLYLLTTFTCPICILSAWRYIDRHVKEFLICMLVLEVGMLGTFCALDLLLFYVFWELMLIPMYFIIGVWGGPRRVYAAIKFVLYTLFGSVLMLAAIIFYYLYVARVTGEYTFDLLKWYQVLPPFGVQIWLFAAFALSFAIKVPMFPFHTWLPDAHVEAPTPGSVILAGILLKMGTYGFIRFAMGLFPHATHASLPLLVVLSIIGVVYGALVSIVQPDVKKLVAFSSVSHLGAVMLGLFALNMQGVEGGIYQMLNHGLSTGALFILVGMLYERRHTRLIKDFGGVAKVMPIFAAFFMITVLSSVGLPGLNGFIGEFLIFLGAFKANPVWTVTAATCVILAAVYLLWMFKRVMFGPIVHDENRNLPDLNAREIGLLVPITIMYLVMGVFPNYFLGKMHASVEAFLDNYHKRVVMNVDRPTQPLALFIGGK, encoded by the coding sequence ATGGATGGCTTTGGCATTCTAAGTTTGGTTACATTTTTTCCGCTGGTTGGAGTCCCGCTGCTTTTCCTGATTCGTCGGGAGAATGTGGAATTGCAGAAACAGGTCACCCTGGCGGTGATGTTTCTCGACTTCCTCTTTTCGCTTTATCTGATCATGGGTTTTGACCCCGGGGAAGCTGGGTTTCAGTTCGTCGAAAAGCGGCCCTGGATTGAGTCGATAGGTGCTACCTATTTTCTGGGCATTGACGGCATTTCTCTCTGGCTTTACCTGCTCACGACCTTTACCTGTCCTATATGCATACTTTCAGCGTGGCGCTACATAGACAGGCATGTGAAGGAATTTCTAATCTGCATGCTTGTTCTTGAAGTGGGAATGCTCGGTACCTTTTGTGCTCTCGACCTTCTTCTTTTCTATGTGTTCTGGGAACTCATGCTCATCCCCATGTACTTTATCATAGGGGTATGGGGCGGCCCCAGAAGAGTTTATGCCGCCATCAAGTTCGTTCTCTATACTCTGTTCGGAAGCGTGTTGATGCTTGCGGCGATAATCTTCTACTATCTCTATGTGGCCAGGGTCACAGGGGAATATACCTTCGATTTGCTAAAATGGTACCAGGTATTGCCGCCCTTCGGAGTTCAGATCTGGCTTTTTGCGGCCTTTGCTCTTTCCTTTGCCATCAAGGTTCCCATGTTTCCATTCCACACATGGCTTCCCGATGCGCATGTTGAAGCCCCTACTCCGGGAAGTGTGATCCTTGCCGGAATTCTGCTGAAAATGGGAACCTACGGGTTTATAAGGTTTGCTATGGGACTTTTTCCTCATGCAACCCATGCGTCGCTACCTCTTCTGGTTGTGCTCTCCATAATAGGAGTGGTATACGGGGCACTGGTATCCATAGTGCAGCCGGATGTTAAGAAGCTCGTTGCCTTTTCGTCGGTAAGCCATCTGGGAGCGGTTATGCTCGGGCTATTTGCGTTGAATATGCAGGGTGTTGAGGGTGGAATTTATCAGATGCTTAATCACGGTTTGAGCACGGGGGCTCTGTTTATCCTTGTGGGGATGCTCTACGAACGAAGGCATACGAGGCTCATCAAGGACTTTGGCGGAGTGGCAAAGGTTATGCCCATCTTTGCGGCCTTTTTTATGATCACGGTGTTGTCTTCTGTCGGTCTGCCCGGGCTTAACGGCTTCATAGGCGAATTTTTGATCTTTCTGGGTGCCTTTAAGGCCAATCCGGTATGGACCGTAACCGCGGCAACCTGTGTAATTCTGGCGGCGGTTTACCTGCTCTGGATGTTCAAACGGGTAATGTTTGGTCCGATCGTTCACGATGAAAACCGAAACCTTCCCGACTTGAATGCCCGCGAAATCGGCCTTCTGGTGCCTATTACCATAATGTACCTGGTTATGGGCGTATTTCCCAACTATTTTCTCGGAAAGATGCACGCATCTGTTGAAGCTTTTCTGGATAACTACCATAAGCGAGTGGTGATGAACGTTGACAGACCAACTCAACCTCTTGCTTTGTTCATAGGGGGTAAATAA